From the Rhodoferax mekongensis genome, one window contains:
- the phnK gene encoding phosphonate C-P lyase system protein PhnK, whose translation MHTDPSTPLLQVRGISKRYGDRVALHDVSFDLWPGEVLAVVGESGSGKSTLLNAIAARAKPDAGSVQYCTREAGLQEVFLMTEAQQRLLARTDWGFVHQNAADGLRMDVSAGANVGERLMGLGERNYAHLRATAAQWLSRVEIDPARMDDTPRTFSGGMRQRLQIARNLVTEPRLVFMDEPTSGLDVSVQARLLDMLRQLTQGMQLAAIIVTHDLAVARLLAHRMMVMQRGRVVESGLTDQLLDDPQHPYTQLLVSSVLQP comes from the coding sequence ATGCACACCGACCCCTCTACCCCCTTACTGCAGGTGCGCGGCATCAGCAAGCGCTATGGCGACCGCGTGGCCTTGCACGATGTGTCGTTTGACCTCTGGCCCGGCGAGGTGCTGGCCGTGGTGGGCGAATCCGGCTCGGGCAAATCCACCCTGCTCAACGCCATTGCCGCCCGCGCCAAGCCGGACGCCGGCAGCGTGCAGTACTGCACCCGTGAAGCGGGCCTGCAGGAAGTGTTCTTGATGACCGAGGCGCAGCAGCGCCTGCTGGCCCGCACCGACTGGGGCTTTGTGCACCAGAACGCCGCTGACGGTTTGCGCATGGATGTGTCGGCCGGTGCCAATGTGGGCGAGCGCCTCATGGGCCTGGGGGAGCGCAACTATGCGCACCTGCGTGCGACTGCTGCGCAGTGGCTGAGCCGTGTCGAGATTGACCCTGCCCGCATGGACGACACGCCCCGCACATTCTCGGGCGGCATGCGCCAGCGCTTGCAGATCGCCCGCAACCTGGTCACTGAACCGCGCCTCGTGTTTATGGATGAGCCGACCTCCGGACTGGACGTGTCGGTGCAGGCTCGCCTGCTGGACATGCTGCGCCAGCTCACCCAGGGCATGCAGCTCGCCGCCATCATCGTGACGCACGACTTGGCCGTGGCCCGCCTGCTGGCCCACCGCATGATGGTGATGCAGCGTGGCCGAGTGGTGGAGTCCGGCCTGACCGACCAGCTGCTGGACGACCCCCAGCACCCTTACACCCAACTTCTCGTTTCCTCGGTACTACAGCCATGA
- the phnF gene encoding phosphonate metabolism transcriptional regulator PhnF: MTSITSIDAAVESGTKESFWTRIASDIADAIGRGAYRPGQRLPSEHALAEQFGVNRHTIRRSLASLSSQGLVRIAQGSGTYVEDFAVDLMLAKRTRHQQNLAHAGLKGGLQVLSVHTERATKTQATALALPARSKVLVLEVLGEAQGLPLHVSERAFPLPRFEGLDAVVAQTGSITAAFQAAGVADYTRQESRITAQMPEADVAAHLRQPVNRPVLRVESVNVDTAGAPIEFALTWFAGDRVNLMVNHHD, translated from the coding sequence ATGACAAGCATTACTTCCATCGACGCAGCCGTTGAGAGCGGCACCAAAGAGAGCTTCTGGACGCGCATCGCCTCCGACATTGCTGATGCCATCGGACGCGGTGCCTACCGCCCGGGGCAGCGCCTGCCGTCGGAACACGCGCTAGCGGAACAGTTCGGAGTCAACCGGCACACCATCCGCCGTTCGCTGGCGAGCCTGTCCAGCCAAGGGCTGGTGCGCATCGCTCAGGGCAGCGGCACCTACGTGGAAGACTTCGCTGTGGACCTGATGCTGGCCAAGCGCACCCGCCATCAGCAGAACCTGGCACATGCCGGGCTCAAAGGCGGCTTGCAGGTGCTGTCGGTGCACACCGAGCGGGCCACCAAAACACAAGCCACGGCCTTGGCCCTGCCTGCGCGCAGCAAGGTGCTGGTGCTGGAGGTGTTGGGCGAGGCCCAAGGCCTGCCGCTGCATGTGAGTGAACGGGCCTTTCCTTTGCCCCGCTTCGAAGGGTTGGACGCGGTGGTCGCGCAGACGGGCTCCATCACCGCGGCCTTTCAGGCGGCCGGCGTGGCGGACTACACCCGGCAGGAAAGCCGCATCACCGCCCAAATGCCGGAGGCGGACGTAGCCGCCCACTTGCGCCAGCCGGTGAACCGGCCGGTCCTGCGCGTGGAGAGTGTGAACGTAGACACGGCCGGTGCGCCGATTGAATTCGCGCTGACCTGGTTTGCCGGGGACCGCGTCAACCTGATGGTGAACCACCATGACTGA
- the phnH gene encoding phosphonate C-P lyase system protein PhnH, with translation MNTPDLSTLGAGFSHEALGSQAVFRQALQALSHPGRCIAVPSDAQVPQGAHPASAAFLLAMLDSDCRVWLSPRLASGPAALWLQFHTGCTVVPSAADAAFVWVAQGDAMPALHELEQGSDAYPDQSATCVIDVAGLTSAHADGAWELSGPGIQSTQALSVQGLPPDFTRQWAANQARFPRGVDVFLASESHLAGLPRTTRIATPGGR, from the coding sequence ATGAACACCCCCGACCTCAGCACCCTGGGTGCCGGCTTCAGCCACGAAGCGCTGGGCAGCCAGGCCGTGTTCCGCCAAGCCCTGCAAGCCTTGTCGCACCCCGGCCGCTGCATCGCAGTGCCCAGCGATGCTCAAGTGCCACAAGGCGCCCACCCGGCCTCAGCCGCCTTTCTGCTCGCCATGCTGGACTCGGACTGCCGCGTCTGGCTCTCACCCCGCCTGGCCTCCGGCCCTGCCGCGCTCTGGTTGCAATTCCACACCGGCTGCACGGTGGTGCCATCGGCTGCAGATGCGGCTTTTGTGTGGGTGGCACAAGGCGATGCCATGCCCGCCTTGCACGAACTGGAGCAAGGCTCCGACGCCTACCCCGACCAGTCCGCCACCTGCGTGATCGATGTAGCAGGTCTGACTTCTGCGCATGCGGACGGTGCGTGGGAACTCAGCGGCCCCGGCATCCAGAGCACCCAGGCACTCAGCGTGCAGGGCCTGCCCCCTGACTTCACCCGCCAATGGGCTGCCAACCAGGCGCGTTTCCCGCGTGGAGTGGATGTGTTTCTGGCCAGCGAAAGCCATTTGGCAGGCCTGCCGCGCACCACGCGCATTGCAACTCCGGGAGGGCGCTGA
- a CDS encoding alpha-D-ribose 1-methylphosphonate 5-phosphate C-P-lyase PhnJ → MNARLETTLPDTGHTADEVQQHFNFAYLDERTKRMIRRTILKAVAIPGYQVPFGSREMPLPYGWGTGGIQVTAAVIGPDEVLKIIDQGSDDTVNAVNIRRFFQRTAGVRTTTRTAEATLIQTRHRIPETPLTEGQIIVYQVPVPEPLQRLEPRETETRTLHALAEYGLMHVKLYEDIARYGHIATTYDYPVMVNHRYLMAPSPIPKFDNPKMHMNPALQLFGAGREKRIYAVPPYTAVESLGFEDHPFEVQKWDSACALCGATDSFLDEVITDDAGARMHVCSDSDYCQSRQAAQTEQAPSGEAA, encoded by the coding sequence ATGAACGCCCGTCTGGAAACCACCCTGCCGGATACCGGCCACACTGCGGACGAGGTGCAACAGCACTTCAACTTCGCGTACCTGGATGAGCGCACCAAACGCATGATCCGCCGCACCATCCTGAAGGCGGTAGCCATCCCCGGCTACCAGGTGCCCTTCGGTTCCCGCGAAATGCCCTTGCCCTATGGCTGGGGGACCGGCGGCATACAAGTTACCGCTGCAGTCATCGGCCCGGATGAAGTCCTCAAGATCATTGACCAGGGCTCGGACGACACCGTCAACGCGGTCAACATCCGCCGCTTCTTTCAGCGCACGGCCGGCGTGCGAACCACCACCCGCACCGCAGAGGCCACGCTGATCCAGACCCGCCATCGCATCCCCGAGACGCCGCTCACCGAAGGCCAGATCATCGTGTACCAGGTGCCGGTGCCCGAGCCGCTGCAGCGGCTGGAGCCACGCGAAACCGAGACGCGCACCCTGCATGCGCTGGCGGAATACGGCCTCATGCATGTGAAGCTCTACGAAGACATTGCGCGCTACGGCCACATTGCCACCACCTATGACTATCCGGTCATGGTGAACCACCGCTACCTGATGGCACCCTCGCCCATCCCCAAGTTCGACAACCCCAAGATGCACATGAACCCGGCCTTGCAGCTCTTTGGCGCAGGCCGCGAAAAGCGCATCTACGCTGTGCCCCCCTACACCGCGGTAGAGAGCTTGGGTTTCGAAGACCACCCTTTTGAAGTGCAGAAGTGGGACAGCGCCTGCGCTTTGTGTGGTGCGACCGACAGCTTCTTGGATGAAGTGATCACCGACGACGCCGGTGCCCGCATGCACGTGTGCTCGGACTCGGACTACTGCCAATCCCGCCAGGCTGCGCAAACAGAGCAGGCGCCATCGGGAGAGGCCGCATGA
- the phnD gene encoding phosphonate ABC transporter substrate-binding protein, whose translation MLKKIWATSVAAISLGLLAPAAGAQELNFGIISTESSQQLKQQWQPVLDALTQQTGLKVNAFFAPDYAGVIEGMRFNKVQFAWFGNKSAMEAVDRANGEVFAKVVNIDGTEGYYSHLIVHRDSALKSVDDVLKNAKNLNFGNGDPNSTSGFLVPGYYVFAKNNVDTKSAFKVARSANHETNAMAVANKQVDVATNNSETLAKLEKTMPEKVKELRIVWTSPLIASDPLVWRKDLPDATKAKLKAFFTSYGKTNPAEREVMAKLNWSTFKESNNSQLLPIRQLDMFSKRTKVEADTTLAEDDKKRQLAELDKKLAELK comes from the coding sequence ATGTTGAAAAAAATCTGGGCGACCTCGGTCGCCGCCATCAGCCTCGGCCTGCTGGCACCCGCAGCCGGTGCACAGGAATTGAACTTCGGCATCATCTCGACCGAATCGTCCCAACAGCTCAAGCAGCAATGGCAACCGGTGCTGGACGCACTGACCCAGCAAACCGGCCTCAAGGTCAATGCATTTTTTGCCCCGGACTATGCCGGCGTGATCGAAGGCATGCGCTTTAACAAAGTGCAGTTCGCCTGGTTCGGCAACAAGTCCGCCATGGAAGCGGTGGACCGTGCCAACGGTGAAGTGTTTGCCAAAGTCGTCAACATCGACGGCACCGAAGGCTACTACTCCCACCTGATCGTGCACCGCGACAGCGCCCTCAAGTCGGTGGACGACGTGCTCAAGAACGCCAAGAACCTGAACTTCGGCAACGGTGACCCGAACTCCACCTCCGGCTTCCTGGTGCCCGGTTACTACGTGTTCGCCAAGAACAATGTGGACACCAAGAGCGCCTTCAAGGTCGCCCGCTCTGCCAACCACGAAACCAACGCCATGGCTGTAGCCAACAAGCAAGTGGACGTGGCCACCAACAACAGTGAAACCCTGGCCAAGCTCGAAAAAACCATGCCTGAAAAGGTCAAGGAGCTGCGCATTGTCTGGACCTCGCCCCTGATTGCCTCCGACCCCTTGGTGTGGCGCAAGGACCTGCCGGACGCCACCAAGGCCAAGCTCAAGGCCTTCTTCACCAGCTACGGCAAAACCAACCCTGCGGAACGCGAAGTCATGGCCAAGTTGAACTGGTCCACGTTCAAGGAATCCAACAACAGCCAGTTGCTGCCGATCCGCCAGCTCGACATGTTCAGCAAGCGCACCAAGGTGGAAGCAGACACCACCCTGGCTGAAGACGACAAGAAGCGCCAACTGGCTGAGCTGGACAAGAAACTCGCTGAGCTGAAGTGA
- the phnC gene encoding phosphonate ABC transporter ATP-binding protein — MHHALRIEQLNKHFANGKHALNNINLTVAQGEMVALIGASGSGKSTLMRHMAGLVSADAGPGSLIEVDGCCVQQGGRVHRNIRQVRARIGFVFQQFNLVDRLPVQVNVLVGLLHRMPLWRGLLRWFTEQERAQAIEALQRVGIAECHAQRASTLSGGQQQRAAIARTLVQGAKVVLADEPIASLDPESSRKVMEILARINREDRCTVIVSLHQVDMALKYCPRVVALNQGCVVYDGPASALTPDLLRELYGVQADEILADAQRPATSPVLVPSAPWGSPVAQTA, encoded by the coding sequence ATGCACCACGCACTCCGTATTGAACAACTCAACAAACACTTTGCCAACGGCAAGCACGCGCTGAACAACATCAACCTCACCGTGGCACAGGGTGAAATGGTGGCTTTGATCGGTGCTTCAGGGTCCGGCAAATCCACGCTCATGCGCCACATGGCTGGCTTGGTGTCGGCGGACGCGGGGCCGGGCTCCTTGATCGAGGTAGATGGTTGCTGCGTGCAGCAGGGCGGCCGGGTGCACCGCAACATCCGCCAGGTACGGGCCCGCATCGGCTTTGTGTTCCAGCAATTCAACCTGGTGGACCGACTACCGGTGCAGGTCAATGTGTTGGTGGGTTTGCTGCACCGCATGCCACTGTGGCGCGGGCTGCTGCGCTGGTTCACCGAACAGGAACGCGCGCAGGCCATAGAAGCCTTGCAACGCGTGGGCATTGCGGAATGCCACGCGCAGCGTGCCTCCACCTTGTCGGGCGGCCAGCAGCAACGCGCCGCCATTGCCCGCACGCTGGTGCAAGGCGCGAAAGTGGTGCTCGCGGACGAGCCGATTGCTTCGCTGGACCCGGAATCCTCCCGCAAGGTGATGGAGATTCTGGCCCGTATCAACCGTGAAGACCGCTGCACCGTGATCGTGTCGCTGCATCAGGTCGATATGGCACTCAAGTACTGCCCTCGCGTGGTAGCCCTGAACCAGGGCTGTGTGGTCTATGACGGCCCCGCCAGTGCCCTCACCCCCGACCTGCTGCGCGAACTCTATGGCGTGCAGGCCGACGAAATTCTGGCGGATGCGCAACGTCCTGCCACTTCCCCGGTACTCGTGCCGTCTGCCCCTTGGGGCAGCCCGGTGGCGCAGACCGCTTGA
- the phnG gene encoding phosphonate C-P lyase system protein PhnG, with product MFHAFDNDGPPRHTTRPDWMALLSRAPLDLLESALAPYAAQAPQWLRQPETGLYMVQGRAGATGERFNLGEVTVTRCALRLPSASAASGHTVGVAYVLGRSRRKAHLAAAADALLQDPAHHDALNDQLLQPVRRHLALHSAQRHAKAQSTKVEFFTVARESGGEDDEGDQE from the coding sequence ATGTTTCACGCATTTGACAATGACGGACCGCCCCGGCACACCACCCGCCCGGATTGGATGGCGCTGCTGTCCAGAGCCCCGCTGGATCTCCTCGAATCCGCCCTCGCCCCTTATGCAGCGCAAGCCCCGCAATGGCTGCGTCAGCCCGAAACCGGGCTTTACATGGTGCAGGGCCGTGCAGGCGCTACTGGTGAACGCTTTAACCTCGGTGAAGTCACCGTCACCCGCTGCGCGCTGCGTCTTCCCTCCGCCTCTGCAGCCTCCGGCCACACCGTGGGCGTCGCGTATGTACTGGGTCGCTCACGCCGCAAAGCCCACCTCGCCGCTGCGGCCGATGCCCTGCTGCAAGACCCTGCCCACCACGACGCGCTGAACGACCAGTTGCTCCAACCGGTGCGCCGCCACCTGGCTCTGCACAGCGCACAACGCCACGCCAAAGCACAAAGCACCAAGGTGGAGTTCTTCACCGTGGCGCGTGAATCCGGCGGCGAAGATGACGAAGGAGACCAGGAATGA
- a CDS encoding carbon-phosphorus lyase complex subunit PhnI — MYVAVKGGESAILNSYGLLAAQRRGDPALPELSIAQIREQLKLAVDRVMNEGSVHDPELAALAIKQASGDLVEAIFLLRAYRATLPRLGNTVPLKTERMQLDRRISATFKDLPGGQVLGPTYDYTQRLLDFTLLAEGRTPVSSAPSAPVVGTQAAVTPRVVDLLNDEGLIETRPIPPGDPAPVDLTREPLRFPAARATRLQNLARADEGFLLSMAYSTQRGYAHSHPFVGEVRLGSVAVEIEPEELGFAISIGDIEITECEMVNQFAGSKTEPPQFTRGYGLAFGHCERKAMAMSLVDRALRADELGEAIESPAQVQEFVLSHSDSLEASGFVQHLKLPHYVDFQSELELIRKMRAAAVEDTTP, encoded by the coding sequence ATGTACGTAGCCGTCAAGGGCGGGGAATCCGCCATCCTCAACAGCTACGGCCTGCTGGCGGCCCAGCGCCGTGGCGACCCGGCCTTGCCGGAGCTCAGCATTGCGCAAATCCGGGAGCAGCTCAAGCTCGCCGTGGACCGCGTGATGAACGAAGGCTCGGTGCACGACCCCGAACTCGCGGCACTCGCCATCAAGCAAGCCAGTGGCGACCTGGTGGAGGCCATCTTTTTGCTGCGCGCTTACCGCGCCACGCTCCCCCGCCTGGGCAACACCGTGCCTTTGAAAACCGAACGCATGCAGCTGGACCGCCGCATCTCGGCCACCTTCAAAGACTTGCCCGGCGGACAGGTACTGGGCCCCACGTACGACTACACCCAGCGCCTGCTGGACTTCACCTTGCTGGCCGAAGGCCGCACTCCCGTGAGCAGCGCGCCATCCGCGCCCGTGGTGGGTACGCAAGCCGCCGTCACCCCGCGTGTGGTGGATCTGCTCAATGACGAAGGCCTGATCGAAACCCGGCCCATTCCACCCGGCGACCCCGCACCCGTGGACCTGACCCGCGAACCCCTGCGCTTTCCGGCGGCGCGGGCCACCCGTTTGCAAAACCTGGCCCGCGCGGACGAAGGCTTTTTGCTCTCCATGGCGTACTCCACCCAGCGCGGCTACGCCCACAGCCACCCCTTTGTGGGCGAGGTGCGCTTGGGCAGCGTGGCAGTGGAGATTGAGCCGGAAGAGCTGGGCTTTGCCATCTCCATCGGCGACATCGAAATCACCGAATGCGAAATGGTCAACCAGTTCGCCGGTAGCAAAACGGAGCCACCGCAGTTCACCCGCGGCTACGGCCTGGCTTTCGGCCACTGCGAGCGCAAGGCCATGGCCATGAGCCTGGTGGACCGTGCGCTGCGCGCGGATGAGCTGGGCGAGGCCATTGAGTCGCCCGCACAAGTGCAGGAATTTGTGCTCTCGCACAGCGACAGCCTGGAGGCTTCCGGCTTTGTGCAACACCTGAAATTGCCGCACTACGTGGACTTCCAGTCCGAGCTGGAGCTGATCCGCAAAATGCGCGCCGCCGCTGTGGAGGACACGACCCCATGA
- a CDS encoding GNAT family N-acetyltransferase, whose product MSAHIRQAIEADLPSVLALYAQPDLDNGHVLSEHEARAVFAQFARYPNYRLFVALRDDRVVGTYALLVMHNLAHRGAPSAIAEDVVVDRAYQGQGIGRQMMAHALQRAKEAGCYKLALSSNRKRKDAHAFYESLGFQQHGLSFVMEP is encoded by the coding sequence ATGAGCGCCCACATCCGCCAGGCTATCGAAGCCGATTTGCCGAGCGTGCTGGCCCTGTATGCCCAGCCGGACCTGGACAACGGGCATGTGTTGAGTGAGCACGAGGCCCGCGCCGTGTTCGCGCAGTTTGCGCGCTACCCGAACTACCGCCTGTTCGTCGCTCTGCGGGACGACAGGGTAGTGGGCACTTATGCGCTGCTGGTCATGCACAACCTGGCGCATCGGGGCGCGCCTTCCGCCATTGCCGAAGACGTGGTGGTCGATAGAGCCTACCAGGGTCAGGGCATAGGTCGCCAAATGATGGCCCATGCCCTGCAACGGGCCAAAGAGGCCGGTTGCTACAAGCTGGCCCTGTCTTCCAACCGCAAGCGCAAGGACGCGCATGCCTTTTACGAATCGCTGGGCTTTCAACAGCACGGCCTGAGCTTTGTGATGGAGCCCTGA
- a CDS encoding phosphonate degradation HD-domain oxygenase, which yields MALDMEDIAALFDKRAGSQYGREPVNQMEHALQCALLAEQAGESDETVVAALLHDIGHVIAAERDGVMDDTQEKDDLHQYVALPFLRALLPDAVLEPIRLHVDAKRYLCATEPSYWAALSKGSQRSLELQGGPFSEAELQSFIAQPFAEEAVRLRRYDDQAKVPGKATPDFKYFAEKLSAVCA from the coding sequence ATGGCATTGGACATGGAAGACATCGCCGCCTTGTTTGACAAGCGTGCGGGCAGCCAATACGGCCGCGAGCCTGTGAACCAGATGGAGCACGCCCTGCAATGCGCCCTGCTGGCGGAGCAAGCCGGCGAGAGTGATGAAACCGTAGTCGCCGCGCTACTGCACGACATCGGCCACGTGATAGCAGCCGAGCGTGACGGCGTCATGGACGACACCCAAGAAAAGGACGACCTGCATCAGTACGTGGCGCTGCCGTTTTTGCGTGCCCTGTTGCCCGATGCCGTGCTGGAGCCCATACGCCTGCATGTGGATGCCAAACGCTACCTGTGCGCCACCGAGCCCAGCTACTGGGCTGCACTCTCCAAAGGCTCCCAGCGCAGCCTGGAACTCCAAGGTGGCCCGTTCAGCGAAGCGGAGTTGCAAAGCTTTATCGCCCAACCCTTTGCCGAAGAGGCGGTGCGCCTGCGCCGCTATGACGACCAGGCCAAGGTGCCCGGCAAAGCGACCCCGGACTTCAAGTACTTCGCGGAGAAGCTCAGCGCCGTGTGCGCGTAA
- a CDS encoding alpha-D-ribose 1-methylphosphonate 5-triphosphate diphosphatase translates to MITAQLFTNARLVLADEVLNGSLLAQDGHIAEVQPGQSQATDAIDLEGDYLLPGLVEMHTDNFERHLMPRPKVYWAELPALMAHDAEVAAAGITTVFDALGVGEADTESLRASAWGGVLQTLDACHAQGLLRADHHLHVRCELPAPNTIELFAPFLGHPRLSLISLMDHTPGQRQWEDIEQARTYYTGKKGWSQQKFEQQVAQANELQARYAEPHRAYFVDYCRSNGIALASHDDTTVAHVEQAHAEGASMSEFPTTVAAAREARARGLRTVMGGPNVVRGGSHSGNVAAAELAKLGLLDILSSDYVPGSMLSGAMRLVRDGLMTLPQAVATVSRTPALVTGLSDRGAIAAGLRADLIQVRMATLPGGQEHPVVRAVWREGRRVL, encoded by the coding sequence ATGATTACTGCACAGCTGTTTACCAACGCACGTCTGGTGCTTGCCGATGAAGTGCTGAACGGCAGCCTACTGGCACAGGACGGCCATATTGCTGAAGTTCAACCTGGTCAATCGCAAGCAACTGATGCCATCGATCTGGAGGGGGACTACCTACTGCCCGGTCTGGTGGAAATGCATACCGACAACTTCGAACGCCACCTGATGCCACGGCCCAAAGTCTATTGGGCGGAACTGCCGGCGCTCATGGCACATGACGCCGAAGTGGCCGCCGCCGGCATTACTACCGTGTTCGATGCTCTGGGCGTGGGCGAGGCCGACACGGAAAGCCTGCGCGCTAGCGCCTGGGGCGGTGTGCTCCAAACGCTGGACGCCTGCCATGCGCAGGGCCTATTGCGGGCAGACCACCACTTGCATGTGCGCTGCGAACTTCCAGCCCCCAACACCATTGAACTCTTTGCGCCGTTTCTGGGTCACCCGCGCCTGTCCCTGATCTCGCTCATGGACCACACACCGGGCCAGCGGCAGTGGGAAGACATTGAGCAGGCTCGCACCTACTACACCGGCAAAAAGGGCTGGAGCCAGCAGAAGTTTGAGCAGCAAGTCGCGCAGGCCAACGAGCTTCAGGCGCGATACGCCGAGCCGCATCGCGCCTACTTTGTGGACTACTGCCGCAGCAACGGCATTGCGCTGGCCAGCCACGATGACACCACCGTGGCACACGTGGAGCAGGCCCATGCCGAGGGCGCCAGCATGTCGGAGTTCCCCACTACCGTGGCGGCAGCCCGGGAAGCACGTGCGCGCGGCTTGCGCACGGTCATGGGCGGGCCCAATGTGGTGCGCGGTGGCTCCCACTCCGGCAACGTGGCCGCCGCAGAACTGGCCAAGCTGGGGCTGCTGGACATTTTGTCGTCCGACTATGTGCCGGGCAGCATGCTCAGCGGGGCGATGCGCCTGGTGCGCGATGGCCTGATGACGCTGCCACAAGCCGTGGCCACCGTCAGCCGTACGCCGGCCCTGGTCACAGGCCTGAGCGACCGGGGAGCTATCGCTGCGGGCTTGCGTGCGGACCTGATCCAGGTGCGCATGGCGACCTTGCCGGGCGGGCAGGAACACCCCGTAGTGCGCGCCGTCTGGCGTGAAGGCCGGCGAGTGCTGTAG
- the phnL gene encoding phosphonate C-P lyase system protein PhnL, whose translation MSTPLLQLQGVAKRFTLHHQSGAELAVMSDASFAVHAGECVVLDGPSGMGKSTLLKMIYANYRASTGHIAVTNAHGHTIDMTSATPRELVRMRKETIGYVSQFLRVIPRVAAIDVVAESLLEDSANDPQAVAAAREESGRWLTRLRIPERLWHLPPATFSGGEQQRINIARNMIKPRPLLLLDEPTASLDAANTDTVITLIREAIARGAAVVGIFHDAEVGRTVATRHIDVTKFRSLAA comes from the coding sequence ATGAGCACACCCTTGTTGCAACTCCAGGGGGTGGCCAAGCGCTTTACCCTGCACCACCAATCCGGCGCGGAGCTGGCGGTCATGTCGGACGCCAGTTTTGCGGTGCATGCTGGCGAATGCGTGGTGCTGGACGGCCCCTCGGGCATGGGCAAAAGCACGCTGCTGAAAATGATCTACGCCAACTACCGCGCCAGCACCGGCCACATTGCCGTGACCAACGCCCATGGCCACACCATCGACATGACCAGCGCCACACCGCGTGAGCTGGTGCGCATGCGCAAGGAGACCATAGGCTACGTGAGCCAGTTCCTCCGCGTGATCCCACGCGTGGCCGCCATCGATGTGGTGGCCGAGTCCCTGCTGGAGGACAGCGCCAACGACCCGCAAGCGGTGGCGGCTGCGCGGGAAGAGTCTGGCCGCTGGCTGACCCGCCTGCGTATTCCTGAACGGCTGTGGCACCTGCCTCCGGCAACCTTTTCCGGCGGGGAGCAGCAGCGCATCAACATCGCCCGCAACATGATCAAACCGAGGCCTTTGCTGCTGCTGGACGAACCCACTGCGTCGCTGGATGCGGCCAATACCGACACCGTTATCACCCTGATCCGCGAGGCCATTGCCCGTGGCGCTGCGGTGGTAGGAATATTTCACGATGCCGAGGTAGGCCGCACTGTAGCCACCCGCCATATCGACGTCACCAAGTTCAGGAGTCTGGCCGCATGA